In Actinomycetes bacterium, the genomic stretch CGCAGGCGGTCGGACATCATGGCGGTGGAGTAGCTGCGGGTGCCGTGGAGCAGCTCAAGCAGGGTCTGCTGGTCGGTGCGGATGACGCAGTCCGCCGCTTCGGCGTCGGTGTCGAGGGTGGCGTGCCCATCCTCGAGCAGGAGCCGGTACGAGCCCTCCGTACCCAGGTCGAACCCGATCGAGGTGGTACGCCCAGGGGTCAGGTTCGGGGGCAGGTGCCGCGTGGCCGAGGCGAGGAGGTCGGCGACCTCGCCGGGCTCGGCACCGACCCGCAGGACCTGGTCGGACAGGTCGACGCCGACGTCCACGGCGCCCCACCGACCTGGGATTCGAGCCAGCTGCATCCTCCGGATCCGTTGCGGGAGATGCGGCTGGGACCGCAGGATCGCCCCGTCGGGTTCGAGGCCGAGCACCGCGCGGATCAGCATGAGCGGCGCGCCCGCCGCCCACGCCTGCGGTGAGCAGGCGGTGGGGTACTCCGCGGGGTAGGCGGTCTCCTCCCGGCTGAACCCGGCGAACGCCTCGGGGAGCCGGCCGCCGAGCAGCTCGGCGGCCTCGAGCAGGCTCATCGCGATCCGCGCGGCCTCGGCACGGTAGCCCTGCCGCACCAGGCCGAGCACCGCGATCGCCGTGTCGTGCGGCCACACCGTGCCCAGGTGGTAGCCGATCGGGTTGTACCCGGTCTGGCCGGTGCCGAACGTGCGAACCCCCCACCCGGAGTAAAGCCGCTCCCCGGTGAGCAGCTCGACCACCCGCGGGACCCGCTCGTCGGTGACGATGCCGCTCCAC encodes the following:
- a CDS encoding SCP2 sterol-binding domain-containing protein yields the protein MDVGVDLSDQVLRVGAEPGEVADLLASATRHLPPNLTPGRTTSIGFDLGTEGSYRLLLEDGHATLDTDAEAADCVIRTDQQTLLELLHGTRSYSTAMMSDRLRIHGDRLMAVTFFTRAAEDQPDG